In a single window of the Flavobacterium sp. W4I14 genome:
- a CDS encoding hypothetical protein (product_source=Hypo-rule applied; cleavage_site_network=SignalP-noTM; superfamily=51011) — translation MKKLFLMAVLMMVSSFSIPVKAQLNVNVNIGSQPLWGPTGYDHVDYYYLPDVESYYYVPQKQFVYLNGNEWIFANSLPSRYGNYNLYNGYKVVINSPKPYLNFKNDKVKYAKYKGNKGQFVIRDSRDSKYYVVKGHPHGMPPGQAKKIYGKQNNGNNGKGHGNGKGKH, via the coding sequence ATGAAAAAATTATTTTTAATGGCTGTATTGATGATGGTTTCATCGTTCAGCATCCCCGTTAAAGCACAGTTAAATGTTAATGTTAACATTGGTTCGCAACCACTTTGGGGGCCAACAGGTTATGATCATGTAGATTATTACTATCTCCCTGACGTAGAAAGTTATTATTATGTTCCGCAAAAGCAGTTTGTCTACTTAAATGGAAACGAATGGATTTTTGCAAATTCTTTACCTTCGAGATATGGCAATTACAATTTATATAATGGTTATAAAGTGGTAATTAATTCGCCTAAGCCTTATTTGAATTTCAAAAATGATAAGGTAAAATATGCCAAGTATAAAGGTAATAAAGGGCAATTTGTAATTAGGGATAGCCGCGATAGCAAATATTATGTTGTAAAGGGACATCCTCATGGTATGCCTCCAGGACAGGCTAAAAAGATTTATGGAAAACAGAATAATGGAAATAACGGAAAGGGCCATGGAAATGGTAAAGGAAAACACTAA
- a CDS encoding hypothetical protein (product_source=Hypo-rule applied; cleavage_site_network=SignalP-noTM; superfamily=69848) yields the protein MKKLFIISAILGIVALTSNRSNAQVSINVNIGAQPAWVPAGYENVNYYYLPEVQSYYYVPQRQFVYLSGNRWTRSRYLPARYRGYDLHHGRKVVVYGNSPYRNYNSHRVSYSHHNNYYRSSYGGGNRVRYSSPRNNYRSYRVDNRYHDRRVNSSLFSRGHREKHGRH from the coding sequence ATGAAAAAGTTATTTATCATCTCCGCGATTTTAGGTATCGTGGCTTTAACATCTAATCGATCTAACGCTCAGGTAAGTATTAATGTAAATATAGGTGCGCAACCAGCTTGGGTACCTGCAGGTTATGAAAACGTTAATTATTACTACCTCCCAGAAGTTCAATCTTATTATTATGTCCCTCAAAGGCAGTTTGTTTATTTAAGTGGAAACAGATGGACAAGATCAAGGTATTTACCAGCGAGGTATAGAGGTTACGATCTGCATCACGGAAGAAAAGTAGTCGTTTACGGTAATAGCCCATATCGTAATTATAATTCCCATAGAGTAAGCTATTCACATCATAACAATTATTACCGCTCATCTTACGGTGGTGGAAACCGAGTACGTTATAGCTCGCCAAGAAATAATTACAGATCTTACCGCGTAGATAACAGATACCATGATAGAAGAGTAAATTCAAGTTTATTCTCTAGAGGACATAGAGAAAAACACGGAAGACATTAA
- a CDS encoding alanyl-tRNA synthetase (product_source=KO:K01872; cath_funfam=3.30.930.10,3.30.980.10; cog=COG0013; ko=KO:K01872; pfam=PF01411,PF02272,PF07973; superfamily=101353,55186,55681; tigrfam=TIGR00344) codes for MTAKEIRQAFLSFFESKQHHVVPSAPIVVKNDPTLMFTNAGMNQFKDLFLGEAVIKYSRVADTQRCLRVSGKHNDLEEVGIDTYHHTMFEMLGNWSFGDYFKKEAIAWSWELLTEVYKIPKEKLYVTYFEGDEKEGLEKDQEAYDLWKQYIDESHILPGNKKDNFWEMGDTGPCGPCSEIHVDCRTDEEKALVDGATLVNADHPQVIEIWNNVFMQFNRLKNGSLQSLPAKHVDTGMGFERLVRVLQEKTSNYDTDVFQPMIQFIAEKSGIKYGADEKTDIAMRVMADHIRAISFVIADGQLPSNNKAGYVIRRILRRAVRYAYTFLNFKEPFLNQLVPLLAEQFKGVFEELISQQDFVQKVVLEEEVSFLRTLSTGIQRFEKYQASNDVVEGNFAFELSDTFGFPIDLTELMAREKGWSVDLVGYEQALKKQKDDSRAATAIDTSDWIVVNTEEQSEFVGYDDLEIETEILKYRKVKAKGKEQYQIVLRQTPFYAESGGQVGDTGRLEDHSRQFWVDITDTKKENGLTVHFTDILPDNLEGKFWAVVDEDKRVLTEDNHSATHLLHAALKQVLGKHVNQKGSLVNADYLRFDFSHFAKVTDEELAQIEVIVNQKIRQNIKLKEQRNVPYQDAIESGVTALFGEKYGDFVRMITFDDHFSKELCGGTHVKATGQIGSFKIVSESAVAAGVRRIEAITADKAEQYFLDQRKELGHLKALLNGSKDLSASVQALLDENAKLKKEIEKSTIERVNTLKHEIVHHVRGINGINLIAKHIDLQSADAVKNLAFSLKDMVDNLFLVFTTEIDGKPGITVMLSDHLVKKGLNASNIVRELGKEIQGGGGGQPFYATAGGKNPAGLKVVLEKAESFIPHH; via the coding sequence ATGACAGCAAAAGAGATTAGACAGGCATTCCTTAGTTTTTTTGAATCGAAACAACATCATGTTGTTCCTTCCGCACCGATTGTCGTTAAAAACGACCCCACTTTAATGTTTACCAATGCGGGTATGAACCAGTTTAAAGATCTGTTTTTAGGAGAGGCGGTCATAAAATATTCTCGTGTTGCTGATACACAACGTTGTTTACGTGTTTCTGGCAAACATAACGATCTGGAAGAAGTAGGTATTGATACTTACCACCATACCATGTTCGAAATGTTGGGAAATTGGAGTTTTGGCGATTATTTCAAAAAAGAAGCCATTGCCTGGAGCTGGGAATTATTGACAGAAGTTTACAAAATCCCGAAAGAAAAATTATATGTCACCTACTTCGAAGGCGATGAAAAAGAAGGTCTGGAAAAAGATCAGGAAGCTTACGATCTTTGGAAACAATATATTGATGAAAGCCATATTTTACCAGGAAATAAAAAAGACAACTTCTGGGAAATGGGCGATACCGGGCCATGCGGACCCTGTTCTGAAATCCATGTAGATTGCCGTACTGATGAAGAAAAAGCTTTAGTTGATGGTGCTACTTTAGTAAATGCCGATCATCCTCAGGTAATCGAGATCTGGAATAATGTATTTATGCAGTTTAACCGTTTAAAAAATGGTTCTTTGCAAAGTTTACCAGCTAAACACGTTGATACAGGAATGGGATTTGAGCGTTTGGTACGTGTTTTACAAGAAAAAACCTCTAACTACGATACCGATGTTTTCCAGCCGATGATTCAGTTTATTGCAGAAAAATCGGGCATTAAATATGGTGCTGACGAGAAAACCGATATCGCCATGCGTGTTATGGCTGATCACATCCGTGCCATTTCATTTGTTATTGCAGATGGTCAGTTACCTTCTAATAATAAAGCGGGTTATGTAATCCGCAGGATTTTACGCCGGGCCGTACGTTATGCCTATACGTTTTTAAACTTCAAAGAACCTTTCTTAAATCAACTGGTTCCTTTATTGGCTGAGCAATTTAAAGGTGTATTTGAGGAACTGATTTCACAACAGGATTTTGTGCAAAAAGTAGTGCTAGAAGAAGAAGTTTCTTTCCTAAGAACTTTATCGACAGGAATTCAACGTTTCGAAAAATATCAGGCATCGAATGATGTAGTAGAGGGTAATTTCGCTTTCGAATTATCAGATACATTTGGTTTTCCGATCGATTTAACGGAATTAATGGCCCGAGAAAAGGGTTGGAGTGTTGATCTGGTTGGCTACGAACAGGCTTTGAAAAAGCAAAAAGACGATAGTCGTGCCGCAACAGCCATTGATACAAGCGATTGGATCGTCGTAAATACTGAAGAACAGAGCGAATTTGTAGGCTATGATGATTTAGAAATTGAAACCGAAATTTTAAAATACCGTAAAGTAAAAGCTAAGGGTAAAGAGCAATATCAAATTGTACTTCGCCAAACACCTTTCTACGCCGAAAGTGGTGGTCAGGTAGGAGATACCGGCCGTTTAGAAGACCACAGTCGCCAGTTTTGGGTAGACATTACCGATACTAAAAAAGAAAATGGCTTAACCGTTCATTTTACCGATATCTTACCAGATAATTTAGAAGGTAAATTTTGGGCTGTTGTAGATGAAGATAAACGTGTTTTAACTGAAGATAACCACTCTGCCACACACTTACTGCATGCGGCATTAAAACAAGTTTTAGGCAAACATGTTAACCAGAAAGGTTCGTTGGTGAATGCAGACTACTTACGTTTCGATTTTTCTCACTTCGCTAAAGTTACTGACGAGGAATTAGCACAGATTGAGGTAATTGTGAACCAGAAAATCCGCCAGAACATTAAGTTAAAGGAACAACGTAACGTTCCTTATCAAGATGCCATTGAAAGTGGTGTAACGGCTTTATTTGGCGAAAAATACGGCGATTTTGTCCGTATGATTACTTTTGACGACCATTTCTCTAAAGAACTTTGCGGAGGTACACACGTAAAAGCAACCGGGCAGATCGGCTCATTCAAAATTGTTTCGGAAAGTGCTGTAGCAGCTGGGGTTCGCCGTATCGAGGCCATCACTGCTGACAAAGCTGAACAATACTTCTTAGACCAAAGAAAGGAACTTGGTCATTTAAAAGCATTGTTAAACGGAAGTAAAGATTTATCGGCGTCTGTTCAGGCCTTATTGGATGAAAATGCAAAACTGAAAAAGGAGATTGAAAAGTCGACAATAGAACGGGTAAACACCTTAAAACATGAAATCGTTCATCATGTAAGAGGAATTAACGGCATTAACCTGATTGCTAAACACATTGATCTGCAGAGCGCTGATGCAGTTAAAAACCTTGCTTTCTCTTTGAAGGACATGGTTGATAACCTGTTTCTGGTTTTTACTACAGAAATTGATGGCAAACCGGGAATAACCGTAATGCTTTCTGATCACCTGGTGAAAAAGGGATTAAATGCGTCTAATATTGTTCGCGAGTTGGGTAAAGAAATTCAAGGCGGTGGCGGTGGCCAACCGTTTTATGCTACCGCAGGTGGTAAAAACCCAGCCGGACTAAAAGTTGTTCTGGAAAAAGCGGAAAGTTTTATTCCTCATCACTAA